A window from Bacteroidota bacterium encodes these proteins:
- a CDS encoding NADH-quinone oxidoreductase subunit M yields MNLSILILVPLLTALALLSAKGLKQVRTVALLGSAAQLILCFILFYFYQQERATGNAAAFLFEYNYTWYEALHINYHVGVDGISIAMILLTAFVVIAGVLVSWKMEKMNKEFFFLLIFLSLGAYGFFISLDLFTLFFFLEVAVIPKFLLIGIWGSGKKEYSAMKLALMLMGGSALVFVGLAGLYFNTDVNGAHSFDILQIAGMNISTDVQKLFFPFAFIGFGIFTALFPFHTWVPDGHSSAPTAASMFLAGISMKLGGYGCLRVATYLMPDAAQQYSTIIIVLACIAILYGAFATMMQTDLKYINAYSSVSHCGFVLLGIGMLTKTAIDGAVMQMVSHGLMTALFFAVIGMIYDRTHTRQVAQLGGLMKMMPFISTVFVIAGLCSLGLPGFSGFVAEMTVFMGSWEKADAFYRIATIIACASIVVTAVYILRATGKAIMGPVVNKEHLSLGDAAWNEKLAAVLLIAGIVIIGIVPFLLKDLINPGTEIIIQKIAGSIK; encoded by the coding sequence ATGAATCTTTCAATACTGATATTGGTTCCATTACTGACTGCGCTTGCTTTACTGTCTGCAAAAGGCTTGAAACAGGTAAGAACAGTTGCATTATTGGGATCGGCAGCACAATTGATCCTTTGTTTTATTTTATTTTATTTCTACCAACAGGAACGGGCTACCGGCAATGCTGCGGCATTTCTTTTCGAATATAATTATACATGGTATGAAGCACTGCACATCAATTATCATGTAGGTGTGGATGGTATTTCGATTGCTATGATCTTGCTGACAGCATTTGTTGTAATTGCAGGTGTATTGGTGTCATGGAAGATGGAAAAAATGAATAAAGAATTTTTCTTCCTGCTTATATTTTTAAGTCTTGGTGCATATGGCTTTTTCATCTCACTCGATCTTTTTACTCTTTTCTTCTTCCTTGAAGTAGCGGTAATTCCGAAATTCTTACTTATCGGTATCTGGGGAAGCGGCAAGAAAGAATATAGTGCCATGAAACTTGCATTGATGCTGATGGGCGGTTCCGCATTAGTGTTTGTGGGTTTAGCAGGATTATATTTTAATACCGATGTAAACGGTGCACACAGCTTTGATATTTTACAGATCGCCGGAATGAATATTTCTACTGATGTCCAGAAATTGTTTTTCCCTTTTGCATTTATTGGTTTTGGAATTTTCACTGCACTGTTTCCTTTTCATACATGGGTTCCCGATGGCCACTCATCGGCACCAACAGCAGCTTCTATGTTCCTTGCCGGTATTTCTATGAAATTGGGTGGATATGGTTGCCTGCGTGTAGCTACTTATTTAATGCCTGATGCGGCACAACAATATTCAACGATCATTATTGTACTGGCATGTATCGCTATTTTATATGGCGCCTTTGCTACAATGATGCAGACTGATCTGAAATATATTAACGCATACTCTTCTGTCAGCCATTGCGGTTTTGTTTTGCTTGGTATCGGCATGTTAACGAAGACTGCGATTGATGGTGCGGTAATGCAAATGGTATCACACGGATTGATGACAGCCCTTTTCTTCGCTGTGATCGGAATGATATATGACCGAACACATACAAGACAAGTTGCTCAACTGGGCGGGTTGATGAAGATGATGCCTTTTATTTCAACGGTATTTGTAATTGCTGGTCTTTGTTCATTGGGTCTTCCGGGATTCAGCGGCTTTGTTGCGGAGATGACTGTGTTCATGGGTTCATGGGAAAAAGCAGATGCTTTTTATCGTATTGCCACCATCATTGCCTGTGCTTCCATTGTAGTAACGGCTGTATATATATTAAGAGCAACCGGCAAAGCGATCATGGGGCCGGTTGTAAACAAGGAACATTTATCACTCGGTGATGCAGCGTGGAATGAAAAACTGGCTGCAGTGTTACTAATTGCAGGGATTGTAATAATTGGTATTGTTCCTTTCTTATTAAAAGACTTGATCAATCCCGGAACTGAAATAATCATTCAAAAAATAGCTGGCTCAATAAAATAA
- a CDS encoding NADH-quinone oxidoreductase subunit N: MNDFLILMKQELMITIIIFILLFLKLGNKEIKNGTLINFVNVLLLTNLASGFIFQKTGWLFGDMFYTNELITFEKNLLNLGTLIISLQSYNWLKDHKHVPEFYMLILSTLLGMQLMISSNNLLMFYLALELSTIPLAALANFDLEKRRSSEAAFKMIISSAFSSGLLLFGISMLYGTTGTLNLAELPVQLNGSPLQIFSFILLIAGFGFKISAVPFHLWTADVYEGSPVAVTSYLSVISKGAILFVLVSVLYKVFAPLSETWYNMLFLISVLTMIIGNLFALRQQNMKRFLAFSSIAQVGFILIGITGQSVEGSASVIYFVLVYIFSNLAAFGVINLVSAVTGKENVDDYKGFYKTNPGLSWVLAIGLFSLGGIPPTAGFFGKFFLLLAGAGKGNYLLIGIAALNMVISLYYYLKVIKAMFMDANENPIEKIHAGWSPRIAIVICIAGIIITGLASGAYQYIYSLVK; encoded by the coding sequence CTGAACGATTTTCTCATATTGATGAAACAGGAACTGATGATAACGATCATCATCTTTATCCTATTATTCCTTAAGTTAGGGAACAAGGAAATAAAAAATGGAACACTGATCAATTTTGTCAATGTTTTATTGCTCACCAACCTTGCCTCCGGATTTATTTTTCAGAAAACCGGTTGGTTATTCGGTGATATGTTTTATACCAATGAGCTGATAACATTTGAAAAAAATCTGCTAAATCTTGGCACCCTGATCATTTCACTGCAATCTTATAACTGGCTGAAAGATCATAAACATGTTCCTGAATTTTACATGCTGATCCTTTCAACTTTACTGGGAATGCAGTTGATGATCAGCAGCAATAATCTTTTAATGTTCTACCTGGCACTGGAGCTTTCAACTATTCCATTAGCAGCATTGGCTAATTTTGATCTGGAGAAAAGACGTTCTTCTGAAGCGGCGTTCAAGATGATAATCTCTTCAGCATTCTCTTCGGGATTATTGCTTTTTGGTATCTCTATGCTGTATGGAACCACCGGCACACTGAATCTTGCTGAATTACCGGTTCAATTAAATGGAAGCCCTTTGCAAATATTTTCATTCATATTGCTGATAGCAGGATTCGGATTTAAAATTTCTGCTGTACCCTTCCATTTATGGACAGCCGATGTATATGAAGGTTCGCCGGTAGCAGTGACTTCTTATTTATCTGTTATTTCAAAAGGTGCAATACTTTTTGTACTCGTATCAGTTTTATACAAAGTTTTTGCACCATTAAGCGAAACCTGGTACAATATGCTCTTCCTGATTTCAGTGTTAACGATGATCATTGGTAACCTGTTTGCCTTGCGTCAACAAAATATGAAACGATTCCTTGCTTTCTCTTCGATTGCACAAGTTGGTTTTATATTGATTGGCATCACCGGGCAATCGGTAGAAGGAAGTGCATCAGTAATTTATTTTGTACTGGTTTATATTTTTTCCAATCTTGCCGCATTTGGTGTTATTAACCTGGTAAGTGCGGTAACGGGAAAAGAAAATGTAGATGATTATAAAGGATTTTATAAAACTAATCCGGGTTTAAGTTGGGTATTGGCTATCGGTTTGTTTTCATTGGGAGGTATTCCACCCACTGCTGGTTTCTTTGGTAAATTCTTTTTATTGCTTGCAGGTGCAGGAAAAGGAAATTACTTACTGATCGGAATTGCAGCCCTGAACATGGTCATTTCGCTTTATTATTATTTAAAAGTGATAAAAGCCATGTTTATGGATGCAAATGAAAATCCGATTGAAAAAATACATGCCGGCTGGTCACCAAGAATTGCGATTGTAATTTGTATAGCTGGCATTATAATTACGGGATTAGCAAGCGGTGCGTATCAGTATATTTATTCTTTGGTAAAATAA